A single genomic interval of Legionella israelensis harbors:
- a CDS encoding protease inhibitor I42 family protein has translation MRYLAIIGLCLAAVCVQAENSMTLNVDRQKKFFIVSLASNPTTGYQWTVKNYDKSLLNLERTYYEREKTNLMGAGGHTQFKFVLRKGKEYPDKTTMLFQYARPWEKENEGTLKEVNVYFNQSGMPDTETKTQD, from the coding sequence ATGAGATATTTGGCCATAATAGGGTTATGTTTAGCGGCTGTATGTGTTCAGGCTGAAAATAGCATGACGTTAAACGTTGATCGGCAAAAAAAATTCTTTATCGTGAGCTTGGCTTCCAATCCAACCACAGGTTATCAGTGGACAGTTAAAAATTATGACAAATCACTCCTTAATTTGGAAAGAACATATTATGAGCGAGAAAAAACCAATTTAATGGGGGCGGGTGGGCATACTCAGTTCAAATTTGTTTTACGTAAAGGTAAGGAATACCCCGATAAAACAACCATGCTTTTTCAATATGCCAGACCGTGGGAAAAAGAAAATGAAGGGACTTTGAAAGAAGTCAATGTCTATTTCAATCAGTCTGGAATGCCAGATACAGAAACAAAAACACAAGATTGA
- a CDS encoding NAD-dependent malic enzyme yields the protein MLRFEVKCDEKTGERFIETSLAGKPLLTTPQLNKGTAFTNEERKEFGLLGKLPHHVETLDQQVKRAYLQYSSYTTRLQQNIYLNNLHDKNQILFYKLLSRHLSEMLPTIYTPIVGTAVKRFSHEYRQPRGLYIAHTDKNQIAEILSNRSNPEIDLIVVTDGEGVLGIGDQGIGGMDIPVAKLMVYSLCGGIDPTRTLPVFLDVGTNNQELLNDPLYLGCRHPRISSDQYDAFIHSFVDEVHKQFPNAFLHWEDFGRGNARRILDQFKDEICTFNDDIQGTGAVTLSALLAACDITGINIENHRIVVFGAGSAGTGISEQIIDAMMQRGLTAEEAYQRFWLIDRQGLLLENDSDLTESQRSFARKIKDIADWPIHEKSAPSLTDTVRQVKPTILIGCSAQTGAFSQDIIETMTATCERPIIFPLSNPDEKCEAKPADILSWSQGKALIATGTAFSPVEYQNRMVQVAQCNNALVFPGIGLGVLAVRASRLSKTMIWAASQALSEFAPSKKDSFLPLLPSLDDAQAVAQHIAVAVARCAINEGLAQCNQDKNLEKLIQDLYWKPRYLPFKRIQE from the coding sequence ATGCTCAGATTCGAGGTTAAATGCGATGAAAAAACTGGGGAACGTTTCATTGAAACTTCTCTTGCCGGAAAGCCATTATTAACAACACCCCAATTAAATAAGGGTACAGCTTTCACCAATGAAGAACGAAAAGAGTTTGGCTTACTTGGCAAATTACCTCATCATGTTGAAACTCTGGATCAACAAGTTAAGCGCGCTTATCTTCAGTATTCAAGCTATACCACTCGATTACAGCAAAATATTTACTTAAATAATCTTCATGACAAAAATCAGATTCTTTTTTATAAACTTTTAAGCCGTCATCTAAGCGAAATGCTGCCAACGATTTATACTCCTATTGTAGGTACTGCTGTCAAACGATTCAGCCATGAATATCGTCAACCTCGCGGGTTATATATTGCCCATACAGATAAAAATCAGATTGCTGAAATCCTCAGCAACCGCTCCAATCCAGAAATAGATCTTATTGTCGTAACGGATGGTGAAGGCGTTTTAGGGATAGGCGATCAAGGTATTGGAGGCATGGATATACCAGTGGCGAAACTGATGGTTTATAGCCTTTGTGGAGGTATTGATCCGACACGCACTTTACCCGTATTTCTCGACGTGGGTACAAATAATCAAGAATTACTTAATGACCCCCTTTATCTCGGCTGCAGACATCCTCGAATCAGCAGCGATCAATACGATGCCTTTATTCATAGTTTTGTCGATGAGGTTCATAAACAATTTCCAAATGCCTTCCTTCACTGGGAAGATTTCGGCCGTGGTAATGCCAGACGAATTCTGGATCAGTTTAAAGATGAAATCTGCACATTTAATGATGACATTCAAGGCACAGGGGCCGTCACCTTATCCGCCCTGCTTGCAGCTTGTGATATTACGGGTATTAATATAGAAAATCACCGAATTGTTGTCTTTGGTGCAGGTTCCGCAGGTACAGGCATCAGTGAACAGATCATTGACGCCATGATGCAAAGAGGTTTGACTGCTGAAGAAGCCTATCAACGTTTCTGGTTAATAGATCGTCAGGGTTTGTTATTGGAAAATGATTCTGATTTAACGGAATCACAACGATCTTTTGCACGAAAAATAAAAGATATTGCAGACTGGCCTATCCATGAAAAAAGTGCCCCTTCTCTGACGGATACCGTTAGACAGGTTAAACCGACAATATTAATTGGTTGCTCTGCTCAAACGGGTGCTTTCTCCCAGGACATCATAGAAACCATGACAGCCACTTGCGAGCGCCCGATTATATTTCCTTTATCCAACCCCGATGAAAAATGCGAAGCGAAACCTGCCGACATTTTATCCTGGAGCCAAGGGAAAGCGTTGATTGCCACAGGTACAGCATTTTCCCCAGTGGAATATCAGAATCGAATGGTGCAAGTCGCCCAATGCAACAATGCCCTGGTCTTTCCTGGAATTGGATTAGGTGTATTAGCCGTACGGGCAAGCCGTCTAAGTAAAACCATGATTTGGGCCGCTTCGCAAGCATTAAGTGAATTTGCACCGAGCAAAAAGGACAGTTTTCTTCCTCTTCTTCCTTCTCTGGACGATGCACAAGCTGTGGCCCAACATATTGCTGTGGCCGTAGCGCGTTGTGCAATTAATGAAGGTTTGGCTCAATGTAACCAGGACAAGAATTTGGAAAAACTCATTCAGGATCTTTACTGGAAACCACGTTATTTACCTTTTAAACGCATACAGGAATGA
- the rpoS gene encoding RNA polymerase sigma factor RpoS: protein MQTDDKSAKDKLNKNEAWDEADDNLLTDDNNNNDNDDEDSELDDLPDFTDEDLFPTYQKGKRMAKAMDATQLYLSEIGFSPLLTAEEEVHYARLALKGNTAARKKMIESNLRLVVKIARRYLNRGLPLLDLIEEGNLGLMKSVEKFDPDRGFRFSTYATWWIRQTIERAIMNQTRTIRLPIHVVKELNVYLRAARQLTQKLDHEPTAEEIADMVDKPLEDVEKLLGLNEKVTSVDTPIGYDENKSILDTIADENSLNPAELLTDENLRQHIESFLDKLTENQQQVIARRFGLRGFEKATLEDVGKEIGLTRERVRQIQVEALKTLRGLLEKVGLTQEDLF, encoded by the coding sequence ATGCAAACAGATGATAAGTCAGCAAAAGATAAATTAAACAAGAATGAGGCTTGGGATGAAGCGGATGATAATTTGTTGACTGATGATAACAATAACAATGATAATGATGATGAGGATAGTGAGCTTGACGATTTGCCTGATTTTACCGATGAGGATTTATTTCCTACTTATCAAAAAGGTAAAAGAATGGCAAAAGCTATGGATGCAACCCAATTGTATTTAAGTGAAATTGGATTTTCTCCGCTTTTGACAGCTGAGGAAGAAGTACATTATGCTCGTCTTGCTTTGAAAGGGAATACAGCGGCCAGAAAAAAAATGATTGAGTCCAACTTGAGGCTTGTCGTTAAAATAGCTCGCCGTTACTTAAACCGTGGTCTACCATTGCTTGATCTGATAGAAGAAGGAAATTTGGGGCTTATGAAGTCAGTGGAGAAATTTGATCCGGACAGGGGCTTCCGATTTTCTACCTATGCCACTTGGTGGATAAGACAGACCATTGAGCGTGCCATTATGAATCAGACAAGAACCATCCGATTGCCAATTCATGTGGTTAAGGAGTTAAATGTTTATTTACGTGCAGCAAGGCAATTAACGCAAAAACTGGATCATGAACCTACCGCTGAAGAAATTGCTGATATGGTGGATAAGCCTCTTGAAGATGTTGAGAAATTGCTTGGTCTTAATGAAAAGGTCACATCTGTGGATACACCCATTGGTTATGATGAAAATAAATCAATATTGGATACTATAGCCGATGAAAACAGCTTAAATCCCGCGGAATTACTGACAGATGAGAACCTTCGTCAACACATTGAGTCTTTTCTGGATAAATTAACTGAAAATCAACAGCAAGTCATCGCAAGGCGTTTTGGTTTGCGGGGGTTTGAGAAGGCCACTTTGGAAGATGTAGGCAAGGAAATCGGCCTGACACGCGAACGGGTTCGACAAATTCAGGTTGAAGCTCTTAAAACATTAAGAGGTTTATTAGAAAAAGTAGGATTAACGCAGGAAGATTTATTTTAA
- the surE gene encoding 5'/3'-nucleotidase SurE: MRILVSNDDGVLAPGIRALANELSTVADIDVIAPDRNRSGASNSLTLTRPLRVRQMDNGHYSVEGTPTDCVHLGLTGFFDSVADMVISGINDGANLGDDILYSGTVAAAMEGRYLGLPAIAISVVGNNIQHYDTAGRVARQLVEKLSENKLPSQTILNVNVPDLPYEKLKGLQVTRLGTRHSAEPVIKEYDPRGRPIYWIGPPGLEADAGPGTDFYAISQNFVSITPLHLDMTYYKIFDQLSIWLNGMNHLS, encoded by the coding sequence ATGCGAATATTGGTCAGCAATGATGATGGTGTATTAGCTCCTGGAATTCGTGCTCTGGCTAATGAGTTATCCACTGTTGCTGATATAGATGTTATTGCACCGGATAGAAATCGAAGCGGCGCTAGCAATTCTTTGACTTTGACTCGCCCTTTGCGTGTGCGACAGATGGATAATGGCCATTATAGTGTGGAAGGGACACCGACAGACTGTGTGCATTTGGGATTAACAGGTTTTTTTGATTCCGTTGCTGATATGGTGATATCAGGGATTAATGATGGTGCCAACCTGGGAGATGATATTTTATATTCCGGCACAGTGGCCGCTGCTATGGAAGGTCGTTATCTAGGCTTGCCCGCGATAGCAATCTCTGTCGTGGGCAATAATATTCAACACTATGATACTGCCGGCAGAGTTGCGCGCCAGTTGGTTGAAAAACTGAGTGAAAATAAACTGCCCTCACAAACCATTCTTAATGTGAATGTTCCTGATTTACCTTATGAAAAACTCAAAGGACTACAGGTTACACGACTCGGTACTCGCCATAGTGCTGAGCCTGTGATCAAGGAATATGATCCGAGAGGTCGGCCCATTTACTGGATTGGTCCCCCCGGATTGGAAGCGGATGCCGGGCCCGGAACTGATTTTTATGCCATTAGTCAGAATTTTGTGTCTATTACTCCCCTGCATCTGGATATGACTTATTACAAGATTTTTGATCAGCTTTCGATATGGTTAAATGGAATGAATCATTTATCATGA
- the ruvC gene encoding crossover junction endodeoxyribonuclease RuvC, whose amino-acid sequence MTVILGIDPGSRITGYGLIEEKNRHLYYVDSGCIRTTDGSLSGRLLRIYDSICQLMENYQPDEVAIEQVFVHQNPDSALKLGHARGAALVAAASHRIKIAEYSAREVKQSVVGYGAAQKEQVSHMVVQLLSLSNRPQNDAADALAIAICHSHMRNGLPLVMSQRKPRRRRSQ is encoded by the coding sequence ATGACTGTTATTCTAGGGATAGATCCAGGATCACGAATTACCGGCTATGGTTTAATTGAGGAAAAAAACCGTCATCTTTATTATGTCGATAGTGGTTGCATAAGGACTACTGATGGTTCGCTAAGTGGTCGTTTATTACGTATTTATGACAGCATTTGCCAGCTTATGGAAAATTATCAACCTGACGAAGTGGCTATAGAACAGGTTTTTGTTCATCAAAATCCGGATTCTGCTTTGAAATTAGGTCATGCTCGCGGTGCAGCATTGGTCGCTGCGGCATCTCATCGGATAAAAATTGCTGAGTACTCAGCGCGGGAAGTGAAACAATCCGTGGTGGGGTATGGTGCAGCTCAGAAAGAGCAGGTGAGTCATATGGTCGTTCAGCTACTGTCATTATCAAACCGGCCTCAGAATGATGCAGCCGATGCCTTGGCTATCGCTATTTGCCATAGTCATATGCGTAATGGATTACCTTTGGTGATGAGTCAACGAAAACCCAGAAGGAGAAGATCTCAATGA
- a CDS encoding peptidoglycan DD-metalloendopeptidase family protein yields MMLIKSRTWLSLFLLPLLGACSERDVPAPIEELKWQPYSIHEKTYTVKKGDTLYAIAFKYDKDYHDLADVNQLKHPYSLYVGQKLKLQFSAASKYPKKLKKPEKKKKSIFRSKSKVLASSHSRTSFWMWPVRGQIAASFIPQQGKKGINIAGKAGDKIRASADGIVAYAGNGLSGYGNLIIVKHNGEFLTAYGNNAKNLVREGQHVKSGQIIADMGIIDRRYRGLHFEIRKRGKPVNPLNFLEKKG; encoded by the coding sequence ATGATGCTCATCAAAAGCAGGACATGGCTATCCTTGTTTTTGCTTCCATTACTGGGAGCTTGTAGCGAACGAGACGTACCGGCTCCTATTGAAGAGTTGAAATGGCAGCCTTACTCTATTCATGAAAAAACATATACAGTTAAAAAAGGTGATACTTTGTATGCCATTGCATTCAAATATGATAAGGATTATCATGATCTGGCTGATGTCAATCAATTAAAACATCCATACTCATTATACGTCGGACAAAAGCTGAAACTACAGTTTTCAGCAGCTAGTAAGTATCCCAAAAAACTAAAAAAACCAGAAAAAAAGAAAAAAAGCATATTCAGGTCGAAATCAAAGGTATTAGCAAGTTCTCATTCAAGGACATCTTTCTGGATGTGGCCGGTACGAGGACAAATCGCTGCTTCGTTTATTCCGCAGCAAGGGAAAAAAGGTATAAATATTGCCGGGAAAGCGGGGGATAAAATCCGAGCCTCTGCAGACGGTATTGTTGCTTATGCAGGGAATGGTCTTTCAGGCTATGGAAATTTAATTATTGTAAAACATAACGGTGAGTTCCTCACTGCCTATGGCAACAATGCAAAAAATTTGGTCCGTGAAGGACAGCATGTTAAGTCTGGTCAGATTATTGCCGATATGGGTATTATTGACAGACGGTACAGGGGTTTGCATTTTGAAATCAGAAAAAGAGGAAAGCCGGTTAATCCTTTGAATTTTTTAGAGAAAAAAGGATGA
- the hmgA gene encoding homogentisate 1,2-dioxygenase, which produces MYLCGFGNHHETEALSGALPKNQNSPQQCEYGLYAEQLSGTAFTRPRHNNLRSWLYRILPSVVYEEYQPYPKKITHPLNKAQSPNPLRWSPLSTQTEPCDFIDGLFHVAGHELCNAYTYHCDLSMDNRYCSNHDGEMLIVPYLGELKLRTEFGELKIGPGMIAVIPRGVKFKAELNSPEAAGYLCENLSSPLTLPQLGPIGANGLAHPRHFMYPKAAYENIEGEITLICKYQQHWWQAKTNHSPLNVVAWHGNYAPYCYDLNLFNTINTVSYDHVDPSIFTVLTSESAVPGVANLDFVIFPSRWMVAEHTFRPPYYHRNIMSEFMGLIYGEYDAKQEGFSPGGISLHNCMTPHGPDRHTFEKASMQKLIPVKYENTLAIMFETKLPWIVTEQAIHHPQRQKNYLACWQNLKAHFREEQG; this is translated from the coding sequence ATGTACCTATGCGGATTTGGCAATCATCATGAAACCGAAGCATTAAGCGGAGCATTACCAAAAAATCAAAATTCTCCTCAGCAGTGTGAATATGGTCTTTATGCAGAGCAACTAAGTGGCACAGCGTTTACCCGCCCTCGACATAACAATTTACGTAGCTGGCTTTATCGTATTCTACCTTCTGTTGTTTATGAAGAATATCAACCATATCCAAAAAAAATAACCCATCCCCTTAATAAAGCTCAATCGCCTAATCCGCTGCGCTGGTCACCTTTATCAACACAAACTGAGCCTTGTGATTTCATTGACGGACTGTTTCATGTAGCTGGACATGAGCTTTGCAATGCCTATACTTATCACTGTGATCTTTCCATGGACAACCGTTACTGCAGCAATCATGATGGAGAAATGCTGATTGTTCCTTATCTTGGTGAGCTAAAATTAAGAACTGAATTTGGCGAACTGAAGATAGGTCCAGGTATGATTGCAGTGATTCCAAGAGGCGTTAAATTCAAAGCAGAGCTTAATTCACCGGAGGCTGCCGGCTATCTTTGTGAAAATCTTTCTTCTCCTTTAACCCTGCCGCAATTAGGCCCTATTGGTGCAAATGGCCTTGCCCACCCGCGTCATTTTATGTACCCAAAAGCAGCTTATGAAAATATTGAAGGAGAAATAACATTAATTTGTAAATATCAACAACATTGGTGGCAGGCAAAAACGAATCATTCACCGCTCAATGTGGTTGCCTGGCATGGTAATTACGCTCCTTATTGTTACGATTTAAATTTATTCAACACCATCAACACAGTCAGCTATGATCATGTTGATCCTTCCATATTCACGGTCCTCACTTCTGAAAGTGCAGTTCCAGGGGTAGCTAATTTAGATTTTGTTATTTTTCCTTCCAGATGGATGGTAGCAGAGCATACTTTCCGTCCTCCCTATTATCATCGCAATATTATGAGCGAATTCATGGGATTAATCTATGGAGAATATGATGCCAAACAAGAAGGTTTTAGCCCCGGCGGCATCAGTCTGCACAATTGCATGACCCCTCACGGTCCAGATCGGCATACCTTTGAGAAAGCATCCATGCAGAAACTGATTCCGGTAAAATATGAAAATACACTGGCTATCATGTTTGAAACCAAGCTGCCTTGGATTGTTACAGAACAAGCGATACATCATCCACAGCGACAAAAAAATTATCTGGCCTGTTGGCAGAATTTAAAAGCACATTTTAGAGAAGAACAAGGTTGA
- a CDS encoding IS3 family transposase (programmed frameshift) produces the protein MKKSRYTETQIVKILKEVEAGRLVKEICREYGISDATYYNWKAKYGGMEASDIKRLKDLEEENRRLKQMYAELSLDHKILKDIVGKKAVKPSVRRELVDYAVNAHTVSLRRACKVVGISDSVYRYKPDSQSDEGVIVALQESSERYPAYGFSKLLKVLRRQGHRWNHKRVYRVYCELKLNMRRKGKKRLPNRSPEPLSVPASINQCWSMDFMCDALMCGRRFRTFNIVDDFNREVLAIEIDLSLPAQRVVRVLERVVAWRGLPAKLRMDNGPEFISSTLADWAEKHHVALEFIKPGKPTQNSFIERFNRTYRTEILDMYAFKNLQEVRELTENWIKEYNDERPHDSLNDLTPWEYLAKNQPMNSNLGCH, from the exons ATGAAAAAATCGCGGTATACAGAAACACAAATTGTCAAAATTCTAAAAGAAGTCGAAGCAGGTCGGCTGGTAAAAGAAATTTGTCGTGAATATGGCATTTCAGACGCAACCTATTACAACTGGAAAGCAAAATATGGTGGTATGGAGGCATCCGATATAAAACGTCTGAAAGATCTTGAAGAAGAGAACCGTCGTCTAAAGCAGATGTATGCTGAGCTAAGTCTTGATCACAAAATCCTGAAGGATATTGTCG GAAAAAAAGCTGTGAAGCCATCTGTGAGACGGGAGCTGGTTGATTATGCAGTGAATGCTCATACTGTGAGTTTACGCCGGGCGTGTAAGGTTGTGGGTATCAGCGACTCAGTTTATCGATATAAGCCGGATAGCCAATCTGATGAAGGCGTTATTGTGGCATTGCAGGAATCATCCGAACGCTATCCGGCGTATGGCTTTAGTAAATTGCTTAAAGTCTTACGCCGCCAGGGTCATAGGTGGAATCATAAACGTGTTTATCGGGTGTATTGTGAACTGAAGCTCAATATGCGTCGTAAAGGCAAAAAACGGCTTCCTAATCGCTCACCCGAACCACTGAGTGTGCCAGCATCCATTAATCAGTGTTGGTCTATGGATTTTATGTGTGATGCGTTGATGTGTGGCCGACGCTTCAGAACATTTAACATAGTAGATGATTTTAACCGTGAAGTGTTGGCTATCGAAATCGATTTGAGCCTGCCTGCTCAGCGAGTGGTTCGCGTATTAGAACGTGTTGTTGCATGGCGAGGTTTGCCTGCTAAATTACGCATGGATAATGGTCCTGAATTTATCTCAAGCACATTAGCAGACTGGGCTGAAAAGCATCACGTGGCTTTAGAATTTATTAAGCCAGGTAAACCAACGCAAAATTCATTTATTGAGCGATTCAATAGAACTTACCGCACGGAGATATTGGATATGTACGCGTTTAAAAATTTACAAGAAGTCAGGGAGCTGACAGAAAACTGGATAAAAGAGTACAACGACGAAAGACCCCATGATTCACTAAATGATTTAACGCCGTGGGAATATCTGGCAAAAAATCAGCCAATGAACTCTAATTTAGGATGCCACTAA
- the ruvA gene encoding Holliday junction branch migration protein RuvA, whose translation MIGWLSGQIVDKQHPGKLVIDVNGVGYDVETSLTTFFNVVSQDKRVGLHIHTVVREDALLLYGFVDKTERTLFRSLIKVNGIGPKLAIAVLSSITVEEFIQCIHEGDAKRLVKLPGIGKKTAERLVVEMRDSIDKSFELNPNQTEKAQSASFSERDEAIRALESLGYKYSEAKKVIYQIDNGLQTCEQLIRNALKKLASHRP comes from the coding sequence ATGATCGGATGGTTAAGCGGTCAAATTGTAGATAAACAGCATCCAGGTAAACTGGTTATTGACGTCAATGGTGTGGGGTACGATGTCGAGACCTCTTTAACTACGTTTTTTAATGTTGTATCTCAGGATAAGAGAGTAGGATTACATATTCATACCGTGGTCAGAGAAGATGCATTATTATTATATGGCTTTGTGGATAAAACGGAACGCACCTTATTTCGCTCATTAATCAAAGTTAATGGAATAGGGCCAAAACTGGCCATTGCTGTATTATCGAGTATCACAGTTGAAGAGTTTATTCAATGCATTCACGAGGGAGATGCAAAGCGATTAGTAAAGCTTCCTGGAATTGGTAAGAAAACAGCAGAGCGATTGGTGGTTGAGATGCGGGATTCTATAGACAAATCGTTTGAACTAAATCCGAATCAAACAGAAAAAGCACAGTCTGCTTCATTCAGTGAACGTGATGAAGCTATCCGTGCTCTGGAGTCTTTAGGCTATAAGTATAGTGAGGCTAAAAAAGTTATTTATCAGATCGATAATGGTCTTCAAACCTGTGAGCAGCTTATTCGCAATGCTTTGAAAAAGTTGGCTTCTCATCGTCCCTAA
- a CDS encoding YqaA family protein — MKFFSTLYQKTIAWSQHRHAPYYLAAVSFAESSFFPIPPDVMLLSMGLAKPEKAWQYALITTLFSVIGGILGYCIGWFSIKFIYTYLVYFHYEDSYQQVVSWFQYYGVWMIFLAGFSPIPYKLFTIAAGALQMAFFPFLLASIIGRGLRFYLVSTIMYLYGAKLHNGLGKYIDVIGWSSVIVFVIVFLIMKWLY, encoded by the coding sequence ATGAAATTTTTTTCGACACTTTATCAAAAAACCATTGCATGGTCACAACATAGGCACGCGCCTTATTATCTAGCGGCAGTTTCTTTTGCCGAGTCTTCTTTTTTCCCCATTCCCCCCGATGTTATGCTGTTATCCATGGGACTGGCAAAGCCTGAAAAAGCCTGGCAATATGCTTTAATAACGACACTTTTTTCAGTGATTGGTGGAATTCTTGGTTATTGTATCGGTTGGTTCAGTATAAAATTTATTTATACTTATCTCGTGTATTTTCATTACGAAGACAGTTACCAACAGGTCGTTAGCTGGTTTCAATATTATGGTGTCTGGATGATTTTTCTGGCCGGTTTTTCACCCATACCGTACAAATTATTTACTATAGCCGCAGGCGCGTTACAAATGGCCTTTTTTCCTTTTCTGCTGGCATCGATTATAGGACGAGGACTTCGTTTTTATCTGGTATCCACCATTATGTATCTTTACGGTGCAAAACTTCATAATGGCCTCGGTAAATATATCGATGTTATAGGATGGTCATCGGTTATTGTTTTTGTTATTGTTTTTTTAATCATGAAATGGTTATATTGA
- a CDS encoding YebC/PmpR family DNA-binding transcriptional regulator, whose amino-acid sequence MAGHSKWANIKFRKGAQDAKRGKIFTKLIREITVAARMGGGDEATNPRLRDAITKALKANMKRDTIDNAIKRGAGGLEGENMMEMRYEGYGPGGVAILVDCLSDNKNRTVSEVRHAFSKFGGNLGTDGSVAYLFNKKGEILLEKGPTEEDVMEIALDAGAEDISAEENGQVEITTSADKYHEVLQALQKTGIVVEQSQLSMQADTRVTLDTETAQSLMKLIDILEDLDDVQEVHSNAEIPDELWESME is encoded by the coding sequence ATGGCAGGACATAGTAAATGGGCTAACATTAAATTTCGTAAAGGTGCACAAGATGCTAAACGGGGTAAAATCTTTACCAAACTTATTCGTGAAATCACTGTTGCTGCACGCATGGGAGGAGGTGATGAAGCAACGAACCCCAGATTAAGAGACGCTATCACCAAGGCACTGAAAGCCAATATGAAACGAGATACGATTGATAACGCTATCAAAAGAGGCGCTGGTGGCCTTGAAGGCGAAAATATGATGGAAATGCGTTATGAAGGTTATGGGCCGGGAGGGGTTGCAATTTTGGTAGATTGTTTATCTGATAATAAGAATCGGACGGTGTCTGAAGTAAGGCATGCTTTCAGTAAATTTGGTGGTAATCTTGGAACCGATGGTTCTGTAGCTTATCTTTTTAACAAAAAAGGTGAGATACTGCTGGAAAAAGGTCCTACTGAGGAAGATGTAATGGAGATTGCATTGGATGCTGGAGCAGAAGACATTTCTGCAGAAGAGAATGGGCAAGTTGAAATCACTACATCTGCTGATAAATATCATGAAGTGTTGCAAGCTTTGCAAAAAACAGGAATTGTTGTTGAACAATCACAATTAAGCATGCAAGCAGACACAAGAGTAACATTGGACACTGAAACTGCTCAAAGTTTAATGAAATTGATTGATATTCTTGAGGATTTAGACGATGTTCAGGAAGTGCATTCTAATGCTGAGATCCCTGACGAATTATGGGAATCAATGGAGTAA
- a CDS encoding membrane-targeted effector domain-containing toxin, protein MLSEKEASDELRKQFCEDIVPVTKFSYKLGGKARTEIQLNIEEFSKKREKFLAEAPSVTPKESLEKTSDLLKEPFIVGESHTHISPKKFLIENMKKMKENGYEILFMEHLFYDTHQKDLDHFFETGEISNELMTQLQAMNRHGLVHLFDHSSEAIPDLWKKNDYIAVLQAAREAGIRIVGIDVSPVYKSQKIGMNSEQMDSTRIGYMNYTAANIMQREIHSLPPGKKWCAFMGNAHVNSFENTPGVSELLNARSVYIFDPPQWKTSQKPNEGSIELDSEYIIMNGRRIFKGDAIFELDPRSNASSLLEKPSENTCSITSSVSLP, encoded by the coding sequence ATGTTGTCCGAAAAAGAAGCATCTGATGAACTGCGTAAACAATTTTGTGAGGACATTGTTCCTGTCACTAAATTCTCTTATAAATTAGGAGGAAAGGCAAGAACAGAAATCCAATTGAACATTGAGGAATTCTCAAAAAAACGTGAGAAATTTCTCGCCGAAGCTCCTTCTGTAACACCAAAAGAATCATTAGAAAAAACTTCTGATCTATTGAAAGAACCTTTTATTGTAGGTGAGTCACACACCCATATCAGCCCCAAAAAATTTTTAATAGAAAACATGAAAAAAATGAAAGAAAATGGATATGAAATTTTATTCATGGAGCATTTATTTTATGATACTCATCAAAAAGATCTGGATCATTTTTTTGAAACAGGCGAAATATCTAATGAATTAATGACGCAACTTCAAGCGATGAATCGGCATGGACTGGTACATTTATTTGACCACTCTTCGGAAGCTATCCCAGACCTATGGAAAAAAAATGATTATATAGCTGTATTACAGGCTGCTCGTGAAGCAGGTATTAGAATCGTTGGAATTGATGTAAGTCCTGTTTATAAAAGCCAAAAAATAGGTATGAATAGTGAGCAGATGGACAGTACCCGAATCGGGTATATGAATTATACAGCAGCAAACATCATGCAACGCGAAATTCATTCATTACCCCCCGGCAAAAAATGGTGTGCATTTATGGGAAATGCACATGTAAATAGCTTTGAAAATACGCCAGGTGTTTCAGAGTTACTTAATGCAAGAAGCGTTTATATTTTTGACCCACCCCAATGGAAAACTTCGCAGAAACCCAACGAAGGAAGTATTGAACTCGACAGTGAATATATAATAATGAATGGACGACGGATATTTAAAGGTGATGCAATTTTTGAATTAGACCCACGATCAAATGCTTCCTCACTCCTTGAAAAACCCTCCGAAAATACCTGTTCAATTACTTCAAGTGTAAGCCTCCCCTAA